One Campylobacter lari DNA segment encodes these proteins:
- the rpmB gene encoding 50S ribosomal protein L28: MSRICQITGKGPMVGNNVSHANNKTKRRFLPNLRTVRITLEDGTTRKVRVAASTLRTLKKQSGK; the protein is encoded by the coding sequence ATGTCAAGAATTTGCCAAATTACAGGAAAAGGACCTATGGTAGGTAACAATGTTAGCCATGCTAACAATAAAACTAAAAGACGCTTTTTGCCAAATTTAAGAACAGTTCGTATCACTTTAGAAGATGGAACTACTAGAAAAGTTAGAGTAGCTGCTTCAACTTTAAGAACACTTAAAAAACAAAGCGGTAAATAA
- a CDS encoding potassium channel family protein encodes MSFLKKLQKFLNWSPSPKPSINLNDELYEQLKFLRIPLIAVVMMTLIGAFGYMLTSNYNLNDAIYQAGMTFTTLGYTEVNPIPTAGRIFTVVYVLLTFTIFTFCMGLVIEIVKKGVLSKIIKERRMLHKVARLKNHFVICYHNDFTIELAQQFRENHIPFVVVDEVENFSEIAEKYNYPYYIESAPHTNTAFLKTNLSSAKGVITLSNNIADNIAIIASVRLFEKELQRINPYFILASSSNEDETEKLKKLGANSIVSATKLVAQRLSAMSARPDMENLLENYLYKKNSPIDLEEIKIPDESWVRFKRLKEIHLRDMANVSIVGIIENKKFTPMPRGDTLISTGAKLLLVGTADSIKIAKKIIKNKQKPDELKYI; translated from the coding sequence ATGTCTTTTTTGAAAAAGCTACAAAAATTCCTCAATTGGTCCCCATCCCCAAAACCTTCGATTAATCTTAACGATGAGCTTTATGAACAGCTTAAATTTTTAAGAATTCCTCTTATTGCTGTTGTAATGATGACATTAATTGGAGCTTTTGGTTATATGCTCACAAGTAATTACAACCTTAACGATGCTATTTATCAAGCTGGCATGACTTTTACCACTTTAGGTTATACTGAAGTTAATCCCATACCAACAGCAGGTAGAATTTTTACCGTTGTATATGTATTGTTGACTTTTACAATATTTACTTTTTGCATGGGTTTGGTAATAGAAATAGTAAAAAAAGGTGTTTTGTCTAAGATTATCAAGGAAAGAAGAATGCTTCATAAAGTTGCAAGATTAAAAAATCATTTTGTAATATGTTATCATAATGATTTTACCATTGAATTAGCACAGCAATTTAGAGAAAATCACATTCCTTTTGTTGTAGTTGATGAAGTTGAAAATTTTAGTGAGATTGCTGAAAAATATAACTATCCTTATTATATAGAAAGCGCGCCTCATACTAATACAGCCTTTTTAAAAACCAATCTTTCTAGTGCAAAAGGCGTAATAACCCTTAGTAATAACATAGCAGATAATATTGCTATCATCGCTTCAGTAAGATTATTTGAAAAAGAATTACAAAGAATTAATCCTTATTTTATATTAGCTAGCTCAAGCAATGAAGATGAGACAGAAAAACTGAAAAAACTTGGAGCTAATTCCATAGTTTCTGCCACAAAATTAGTCGCACAAAGACTTAGCGCAATGTCGGCAAGACCAGATATGGAAAATTTATTAGAAAATTATCTTTACAAAAAAAATAGCCCTATTGATTTAGAAGAAATAAAAATACCTGATGAATCATGGGTAAGATTTAAAAGATTAAAAGAAATACACTTAAGAGATATGGCAAATGTGAGTATAGTAGGAATTATAGAAAATAAAAAATTCACTCCCATGCCAAGAGGCGATACTCTAATAAGCACAGGGGCAAAATTACTACTTGTTGGTACAGCTGATAGTATAAAAATAGCTAAAAAAATCATCAAAAATAAACAAAAACCTGATGAGTTAAAATATATTTAA
- a CDS encoding CZB domain-containing protein, translating to MFVSLAKLDHVAFKLNGYNEIIHASGKTLSDHLSCRLAKWIAGVGKERFSSGRAFGKLNLPHQKVHENINHAISLAHDEDANNKLVQNQILDKCSNAEKASDDLFEIFKEMLNEKDPNIENKEEK from the coding sequence ATTTTTGTTTCTTTAGCTAAGTTAGATCACGTCGCTTTTAAACTTAATGGCTACAATGAAATAATCCATGCTTCAGGTAAAACACTATCTGATCATTTAAGTTGTAGACTCGCAAAATGGATCGCTGGGGTTGGCAAAGAGAGATTTTCTAGTGGAAGAGCTTTTGGTAAGCTTAATTTGCCACATCAAAAAGTTCATGAAAATATAAACCATGCTATCAGCTTAGCTCACGATGAGGACGCAAATAATAAATTGGTACAAAATCAAATTTTAGACAAATGCTCTAATGCTGAAAAAGCCTCTGATGATTTATTTGAAATATTCAAAGAAATGCTTAATGAGAAAGACCCAAATATTGAAAATAAAGAAGAAAAATAA
- a CDS encoding YdcH family protein, giving the protein MLHEFRDLITELKGKDLHFDKLFEEHNELDHKIKDAEEGRIHLDSLEIANLKKEKLRLKDELNTYLSNYKK; this is encoded by the coding sequence ATGCTACACGAATTTAGAGATCTAATTACTGAATTAAAAGGTAAGGATTTACATTTTGATAAGCTTTTTGAAGAACACAATGAGCTTGACCATAAAATCAAAGACGCAGAAGAAGGCAGAATTCATCTAGATAGCTTAGAAATAGCTAATCTAAAAAAAGAAAAATTGAGACTAAAGGATGAGTTAAACACTTATTTATCAAATTATAAAAAATAA
- the thiC gene encoding phosphomethylpyrimidine synthase ThiC: protein MKTQMSYAKEGIFTKQMQIVAQKEQVGEDFLLENIACGKIIIPANINHKTLDPNGIGYGLKTKVNVNLGVSNDCVDYSEEMKKVELAHKFNIEAIMDLSNYGKTSRFRDELIATSKAMIGTVPVYDAVGFLEKDLKDIKAKDFLDVVYHHAKSGVDFMTIHAGINSRAARVFKECDRITNIVSRGGSVLYAWMQMNDAENPFYEYYDDLLAICKEFDVTLSLGDALRPGCTHDASDAAQITELIELSLLTKRAWAQDVQVMIEGPGHMAINEIEANMQLEKRICNGAPFYVLGPLVADIGAGYDHISGAIGGAVAAAAGADILCYVTPAEHLRLPNLEDVRDGIVATKIAAHAGDIAKLPKERKIDDAMSKARQDIDWEKMFKLAIDGEKAKKMFNERKPEELNSCSMCGKMCAMNTMNKILKGEDVSLIKE, encoded by the coding sequence ATGAAAACTCAAATGTCTTATGCAAAAGAAGGAATTTTCACAAAACAAATGCAAATTGTTGCACAAAAAGAACAAGTAGGTGAAGATTTTTTGCTTGAAAATATAGCATGTGGAAAAATCATCATTCCTGCAAATATCAACCATAAAACATTAGATCCAAATGGTATTGGCTATGGACTTAAAACAAAAGTAAATGTAAATTTAGGTGTTTCAAATGATTGTGTAGATTATAGTGAAGAAATGAAAAAGGTAGAGTTGGCTCATAAATTTAATATAGAAGCTATTATGGATCTTAGTAATTATGGTAAAACCAGTCGTTTTAGAGATGAGTTAATTGCTACTTCAAAAGCTATGATAGGTACGGTGCCTGTTTATGATGCGGTTGGGTTTTTAGAGAAAGATCTAAAAGATATTAAAGCAAAAGATTTTTTAGATGTAGTGTATCATCATGCTAAAAGTGGAGTGGATTTTATGACAATTCATGCAGGGATAAATTCTCGTGCTGCTAGGGTTTTTAAAGAGTGCGATAGGATTACTAATATAGTTTCAAGAGGAGGTTCAGTTCTTTATGCTTGGATGCAAATGAATGATGCTGAAAATCCATTCTATGAATATTATGATGATTTACTCGCTATATGCAAGGAATTTGATGTGACACTTTCTTTGGGTGATGCATTAAGACCTGGTTGTACCCATGATGCAAGCGATGCAGCTCAAATTACTGAACTTATAGAACTTTCATTGTTAACAAAAAGAGCATGGGCTCAAGATGTGCAAGTGATGATAGAAGGACCCGGTCATATGGCTATTAATGAAATAGAAGCTAATATGCAACTTGAAAAAAGAATTTGCAACGGGGCACCTTTTTATGTTTTAGGACCATTAGTTGCTGATATAGGCGCAGGATATGATCATATAAGTGGAGCAATCGGTGGAGCAGTTGCAGCAGCAGCTGGTGCTGATATACTTTGCTATGTAACCCCTGCTGAACATTTACGACTTCCAAATTTAGAAGATGTAAGAGATGGTATAGTAGCGACTAAAATAGCAGCTCATGCAGGAGATATAGCTAAACTTCCCAAAGAAAGAAAAATAGATGATGCAATGAGTAAAGCTAGACAAGATATTGATTGGGAAAAAATGTTTAAATTAGCAATCGATGGAGAAAAGGCTAAGAAAATGTTTAATGAAAGAAAACCTGAAGAACTTAATTCTTGCTCAATGTGTGGAAAAATGTGTGCTATGAATACTATGAATAAAATTTTAAAAGGCGAAGATGTAAGTTTGATAAAAGAATAA
- a CDS encoding NUDIX domain-containing protein, whose protein sequence is MKNLQEEQFSNSKYIKPKRYTYIGKDNKKYTWDFIEALDSVSVFLYHTQKDSFVFVKQFRIPLWDYQKRNNLKLEKMGFSIELCSGLVDKKLSLEEIAKEECIEELGYAPKYIEKIGEFYTGFGSGVSRQFLFYAEISEGDKIGHGGGIDGEDIQAVWIKRKDFEQFSKENPIKTPLLEYAYLWFKGKN, encoded by the coding sequence ATGAAAAACTTACAAGAAGAGCAATTTTCTAACTCAAAATACATTAAACCTAAAAGATACACTTATATAGGCAAAGATAATAAAAAATATACTTGGGATTTTATAGAAGCATTAGATAGTGTTTCTGTTTTTTTGTATCATACTCAAAAAGATTCTTTTGTTTTTGTAAAGCAATTTAGAATTCCCTTATGGGATTATCAAAAACGTAATAATTTAAAATTAGAAAAGATGGGCTTTAGTATAGAGCTTTGTTCAGGACTTGTTGATAAAAAATTGAGTTTGGAGGAAATAGCTAAAGAAGAATGTATAGAGGAATTAGGTTATGCTCCTAAATATATAGAAAAAATAGGGGAATTTTATACAGGTTTTGGCTCAGGTGTTAGCAGACAGTTTTTATTCTATGCTGAAATTAGCGAAGGTGATAAAATTGGCCACGGTGGTGGAATTGATGGAGAAGATATTCAAGCAGTGTGGATAAAAAGAAAAGACTTTGAGCAATTTTCTAAAGAAAATCCTATCAAAACCCCTTTACTTGAATATGCGTATTTGTGGTTTAAAGGTAAGAATTAA
- a CDS encoding ammonia-forming cytochrome c nitrite reductase subunit c552 — translation MNNKGILYSAISATIVAIAGVLWLNQDITAKTNDSVGGIISQEIVKLGDENPTFDYWGKNFPDYLDMHTTVEKQAPNATEFGGNLAYSKLIRYPQLTVLWAGYPFSIDANEERGHFWVQVDQMDTARNNKDFLNAHGFAGFGGQPTACMNCHSGWTPWLLNNTAKGDWVAFNSAKYWTMIKTVPAVNGAKENSPEHSGPHGGKRMGVTCADCHNPTDMSLRLTRPALIKALISRGYEADEKQGIKASRSEMRTLVCSQCHVEYYFKPTGTKVKTIGESIANDSSKKWWNGTQKTYDEFDSWRDGNKPIEIEVDGIELAFPWSEWKKGEPFRIEMFDDYYEKNRENFPSDWVHKITKAPMLKIQHPESELYSGGVHAANGVSCADCHMPYIRKGAKKVTNHNITSPLVDINSACKTCHTQSEGYLAKQVKDIQNSVAHDLRTAEYSLVSLIKDVETIRAELGKMPKFQTDGKADDAKISAELKEVLELHRKSQVRADFVGAENSTGFHNPREASRMLLQSVDMSRQGQTKLVEIAAKNGIKDFKTSNLGFEDIQKLNPGEIHYKVDLNGNKAGDRYYKHQEVNGNPPAKLLEDDKNLKPYNYKVID, via the coding sequence ATGAATAACAAAGGCATTTTATATAGTGCTATTAGTGCTACTATAGTAGCTATTGCGGGCGTATTGTGGTTAAATCAAGATATCACAGCCAAAACAAACGATTCAGTAGGTGGAATCATCTCTCAAGAAATTGTAAAACTTGGCGATGAAAACCCTACTTTTGACTACTGGGGAAAGAATTTTCCTGATTATTTAGATATGCACACAACAGTGGAAAAACAAGCACCTAATGCAACAGAATTTGGTGGAAATTTAGCTTATTCAAAACTAATTCGCTATCCACAATTAACTGTTCTTTGGGCTGGCTATCCATTCAGTATTGATGCCAATGAAGAAAGAGGTCACTTTTGGGTTCAAGTAGATCAAATGGATACAGCTAGAAACAATAAAGATTTCTTAAACGCACACGGTTTTGCAGGATTTGGTGGCCAACCAACAGCTTGTATGAATTGTCATAGCGGATGGACCCCTTGGCTTTTAAACAACACTGCAAAAGGTGATTGGGTAGCATTTAACTCTGCAAAATATTGGACTATGATTAAAACAGTTCCTGCAGTAAATGGAGCTAAAGAAAACTCACCTGAGCACAGTGGACCTCATGGTGGAAAAAGAATGGGTGTAACATGTGCAGACTGTCATAATCCAACAGATATGAGTTTAAGACTTACAAGACCAGCTTTAATCAAAGCATTAATTTCAAGAGGCTATGAAGCAGATGAAAAACAAGGCATTAAAGCTTCAAGAAGCGAAATGAGAACTTTAGTATGCTCTCAATGTCACGTTGAATACTACTTCAAACCAACAGGTACCAAAGTAAAAACTATCGGAGAAAGCATAGCTAATGATAGCTCTAAAAAATGGTGGAATGGTACTCAAAAAACTTATGATGAGTTTGATTCTTGGAGAGATGGAAATAAACCAATTGAAATCGAAGTTGATGGTATAGAACTAGCATTTCCTTGGAGTGAGTGGAAAAAAGGTGAGCCATTTAGAATAGAAATGTTTGATGATTATTATGAAAAAAATAGAGAAAATTTCCCAAGTGATTGGGTTCATAAAATCACTAAAGCACCTATGTTAAAAATTCAACACCCAGAAAGCGAACTTTATAGTGGTGGAGTACATGCTGCAAATGGTGTAAGTTGTGCAGATTGTCATATGCCTTATATTAGAAAAGGTGCAAAAAAAGTTACTAACCACAACATCACATCACCTTTAGTTGATATTAACTCAGCTTGTAAAACTTGCCATACTCAAAGCGAAGGCTATTTAGCTAAACAAGTAAAAGATATTCAAAATTCAGTAGCTCATGATTTAAGAACAGCTGAATATTCTTTAGTAAGCTTAATTAAAGATGTAGAAACTATTCGCGCAGAGCTTGGAAAAATGCCTAAATTCCAAACTGATGGCAAAGCAGATGATGCTAAAATTTCAGCTGAATTAAAAGAAGTATTAGAACTACATAGAAAATCTCAAGTAAGAGCAGACTTTGTAGGTGCTGAAAACTCAACAGGTTTCCATAATCCTAGAGAAGCTTCAAGAATGCTTTTACAATCAGTTGATATGTCAAGACAAGGACAAACTAAACTAGTAGAAATTGCAGCCAAAAATGGTATTAAAGATTTCAAAACTTCAAATTTAGGTTTTGAAGATATTCAAAAATTAAATCCAGGTGAAATTCACTATAAAGTAGATCTAAATGGCAACAAAGCAGGCGATCGCTACTATAAACATCAAGAAGTAAATGGTAATCCACCAGCAAAACTTCTTGAAGATGATAAAAATCTAAAACCTTATAATTATAAAGTAATAGATTAA
- a CDS encoding 3'-5' exonuclease, with protein sequence MSQQQIDDLIIKLSKENKPFPWVLKELAKIEELNHYDFDLYTFELLGLGVELNAQNCLCLKSKNTKIKDEIFCVVDIESTGGIKSGQILEIGAVKIQNCKEIDRFESFIKVESIPENITELTGISLDMVENAPSLKTVLNDFKLFLKDSIFVAHNVRFDYHFISKAMYENDFGVLLNRRLCTIDLAKKCIESPKYGLDALKEFLCIESKHHRALSDALAASEILKYCLKKIPFYIKTTEELLHFSKQAKNQSKK encoded by the coding sequence TTGAGCCAACAACAAATCGATGATTTAATCATCAAGCTAAGTAAAGAAAACAAACCTTTTCCTTGGGTTTTAAAAGAGCTTGCAAAAATAGAAGAACTAAATCATTATGATTTTGATTTATATACTTTTGAGCTTTTAGGACTAGGAGTCGAGCTTAATGCACAAAATTGTTTGTGTTTGAAAAGCAAAAATACAAAAATAAAAGATGAGATTTTTTGTGTTGTAGATATTGAAAGCACCGGTGGGATAAAAAGTGGTCAAATTTTAGAAATAGGTGCAGTGAAAATTCAAAACTGTAAAGAAATTGATAGATTCGAGAGTTTTATAAAAGTAGAAAGCATACCTGAAAATATTACAGAATTAACAGGGATTAGTTTGGATATGGTAGAAAATGCACCTTCTTTAAAAACTGTGTTAAATGATTTTAAATTGTTTTTAAAAGATAGCATTTTTGTAGCACATAATGTGCGTTTTGATTATCATTTTATATCTAAAGCTATGTATGAAAATGATTTTGGAGTGCTTTTAAATAGAAGATTATGTACAATTGATTTAGCTAAAAAATGCATTGAAAGTCCCAAGTACGGCCTTGATGCTCTAAAAGAGTTTTTGTGTATTGAAAGCAAGCATCATAGAGCCTTAAGTGATGCTTTAGCTGCAAGTGAAATTTTAAAATACTGTCTTAAAAAAATTCCTTTTTATATAAAAACTACCGAAGAATTGTTACATTTTAGCAAGCAAGCTAAAAATCAATCTAAAAAATAA
- a CDS encoding RNA degradosome polyphosphate kinase, translating into MQIQPSMYINRELSWLAFNSRVLDQCSKDLPLLEKLKFIAIYCTNLDEFYMIRVAGLKQLFVAGISTASNDEMTPLAQLKAIRNYLHEEKYVVEQYFTKITQDLEKENLFIRSYEELDEDLKQQCNEHFFSNIFPVIVPIAVDATHPFPHLNNLSFSLAVKLCDPMHPELLKFGMIRIPRVLPRFYQVSSNIYVPIESIVRHHTEHIFPGYKLLSSAAFRVTRNADMEIEEEEADDFMLILEQGLKLRRKGAFIRLQIEKGADEQLIEFLSSHMNIFHKDIYEYSILLNLPSLWQIISNKEFTHLLSPVYTPKILPPFGDNVSIFSAIDKQDILAIQPYESFEPVYQFIKEASKDPKVVSIRMTLYRVEKNSNIVQALIDAASDGKQVTVMVELKARFDEENNLHWAKSLENAGAHVIYGITGFKVHAKVAQVIRKEGEKLKIYNHLSTGNYNASSAKIYTDVSYFTSKEEYSQDTTTFFHILSGYSKSRRLKTLSMSPKQIKERILDMIATEANHGKDGVIIAKMNALVDGDVIKALYDASNKGVKIDLIVRGICCLRPGVKGYSENIKVRSIVGKYLEHARILYFKHTEPNYFISSADWMPRNLERRLELMTPIFDEHSRAKLAQILKLQLSDNDLAYELDSEGRYRKVALNEAEKVNNSQQILEEYISRIFNTLKKDTDHSRAAHLATKLFRDS; encoded by the coding sequence ATGCAAATTCAACCATCAATGTATATTAATAGAGAACTTTCTTGGCTTGCATTTAACTCCCGTGTTTTAGATCAATGTTCCAAAGATCTTCCTTTGCTCGAAAAACTTAAATTTATTGCTATATATTGTACAAATTTAGATGAGTTTTATATGATAAGAGTGGCTGGATTAAAACAGCTTTTTGTAGCAGGGATAAGCACAGCAAGTAATGATGAAATGACCCCACTTGCGCAACTTAAAGCCATTAGAAATTATTTGCATGAAGAAAAATATGTAGTAGAGCAGTATTTTACTAAAATAACTCAAGATTTAGAAAAAGAAAATTTATTTATTCGTTCTTATGAAGAACTTGATGAGGACTTAAAGCAGCAATGTAATGAGCATTTTTTTTCTAATATTTTTCCTGTGATAGTGCCTATTGCGGTTGATGCAACCCATCCTTTTCCACATTTAAATAATCTTTCGTTTTCTTTGGCGGTAAAGCTTTGTGATCCTATGCATCCTGAGCTTTTAAAATTTGGTATGATACGCATACCTAGGGTTTTACCAAGATTTTATCAAGTAAGTTCGAATATTTATGTGCCTATAGAAAGTATAGTACGTCATCATACAGAGCATATTTTTCCTGGCTATAAGCTTTTATCTTCTGCTGCTTTTAGGGTAACTAGAAATGCAGATATGGAAATAGAAGAAGAAGAGGCTGATGATTTTATGTTGATTTTGGAGCAGGGTTTAAAGCTTCGTAGAAAAGGTGCTTTTATACGCTTACAAATAGAAAAAGGCGCAGATGAGCAGTTGATCGAATTTTTAAGCTCTCATATGAATATTTTTCATAAAGACATTTACGAATACAGCATACTTTTAAATTTACCATCATTGTGGCAAATCATTTCTAATAAAGAATTTACACACTTACTAAGCCCTGTATATACACCAAAGATTTTACCGCCTTTTGGAGATAATGTGTCTATTTTTAGCGCAATTGATAAACAAGATATATTGGCTATACAGCCTTATGAAAGTTTTGAGCCTGTGTATCAATTTATCAAAGAAGCAAGTAAGGATCCTAAGGTTGTTTCTATAAGAATGACTCTTTATAGGGTGGAAAAAAATTCAAACATAGTCCAAGCTTTAATTGATGCAGCAAGCGATGGCAAGCAAGTGACTGTAATGGTAGAATTAAAAGCACGTTTTGATGAGGAAAATAACTTACATTGGGCAAAATCATTAGAAAATGCAGGAGCTCATGTGATATATGGAATTACAGGTTTTAAAGTACATGCAAAAGTGGCTCAAGTGATTAGAAAAGAAGGAGAAAAATTAAAAATTTATAATCATTTAAGTACAGGTAATTATAATGCAAGTTCGGCTAAAATTTATACTGATGTGAGTTATTTTACTTCTAAAGAAGAATACTCTCAAGATACCACAACTTTTTTTCATATACTTTCAGGATATAGCAAAAGCCGTCGCTTAAAGACTTTATCAATGAGTCCAAAGCAAATCAAAGAAAGAATTTTAGATATGATAGCTACTGAAGCAAATCATGGAAAAGATGGAGTAATCATAGCTAAAATGAATGCTTTGGTAGATGGTGATGTGATTAAAGCTTTATATGATGCTTCAAATAAAGGTGTTAAAATAGATCTTATTGTGCGTGGAATTTGTTGTTTAAGACCTGGGGTAAAAGGGTATAGTGAAAATATAAAGGTTAGAAGTATAGTGGGAAAATATTTAGAACATGCTAGAATTTTATATTTTAAACACACTGAGCCAAATTATTTTATTTCAAGTGCTGATTGGATGCCAAGAAATTTAGAAAGAAGACTAGAATTAATGACTCCTATTTTTGATGAGCATTCGCGTGCAAAGTTAGCTCAAATTTTAAAACTACAATTAAGCGATAATGATTTGGCTTATGAGTTAGATAGCGAAGGAAGATATCGCAAGGTTGCTTTAAATGAAGCAGAAAAAGTTAATAATTCTCAACAAATTTTAGAAGAATATATTAGTAGAATTTTCAATACCTTGAAAAAAGATACTGATCATAGTAGAGCAGCGCATTTAGCAACGAAGCTTTTTAGAGATAGCTAA
- the nrfH gene encoding cytochrome c nitrite reductase small subunit has product MKKANSKLFAVFLFLLVILAGVGMYTFHNAKGTSYFSDASESCNNCHIMNEVYNDYLKASHSKEVDGKPRATCNDCHLPHSFFEKWIAKAQSGLGHAYAFTFKLDSLPTHLSANAKSKEIVQNNCIECHKEIASNTINPTLDPHKDNALSCVSCHQGVGHKRGF; this is encoded by the coding sequence TTGAAAAAAGCAAACTCAAAACTTTTTGCTGTTTTCCTCTTCTTACTTGTAATTTTAGCAGGTGTGGGAATGTATACTTTCCATAATGCTAAAGGCACTTCTTATTTTAGTGATGCCAGTGAAAGCTGTAATAATTGTCACATTATGAACGAAGTTTATAATGATTATTTAAAAGCTTCACACTCTAAAGAAGTTGATGGTAAACCAAGAGCAACCTGTAATGATTGCCATTTACCACATAGCTTTTTTGAAAAATGGATTGCTAAAGCTCAAAGTGGCTTAGGACATGCTTATGCATTTACTTTCAAACTTGATTCTTTGCCTACGCATTTGAGTGCAAATGCAAAAAGTAAAGAAATAGTCCAAAATAACTGTATAGAATGTCACAAAGAAATTGCGAGTAACACTATCAACCCTACTCTAGATCCACATAAAGATAATGCTTTAAGTTGTGTGTCTTGTCACCAAGGTGTTGGCCATAAGAGAGGATTTTAA
- the rpe gene encoding ribulose-phosphate 3-epimerase — MYVAPSLLSANFLNLENEIKEVSQAGADLLHIDVMDGHFVPNLTFGPCVVENISKITSVPLDVHLMVHNVSSFVDLFIPIKPKFISFHLEAENHPIRVCEYIRKNGIHPAIVLNPHTPVSSIEHILEFVDMVLLMSVNPGFGGQNFLPLVYDKIRQLREMIDRKNLKVFIEVDGGVNGLNAPDLDEAGADILVAGSYIFSSQDKKTAINSLKFEF, encoded by the coding sequence ATGTATGTAGCACCAAGTTTATTGTCTGCAAATTTTTTAAATTTAGAAAATGAAATTAAAGAAGTGTCTCAAGCAGGGGCTGATTTATTGCATATTGATGTGATGGATGGGCATTTTGTACCAAATCTTACTTTTGGTCCTTGTGTGGTTGAAAATATTTCAAAAATTACTTCAGTGCCTTTAGATGTGCATTTAATGGTACATAATGTTAGCAGTTTTGTAGATTTATTTATCCCAATAAAGCCAAAATTTATCAGCTTTCACTTAGAAGCTGAAAATCATCCTATTAGAGTGTGTGAGTATATAAGAAAAAATGGCATTCATCCTGCCATTGTTTTAAATCCACATACCCCAGTTTCAAGTATAGAGCATATTTTAGAATTTGTAGATATGGTGCTTTTAATGAGTGTTAATCCAGGCTTTGGTGGGCAAAACTTTTTGCCGTTAGTGTATGATAAAATTCGACAGTTAAGAGAAATGATAGATAGAAAAAATCTTAAAGTTTTTATAGAAGTAGATGGTGGGGTAAATGGCTTAAATGCGCCTGATTTGGATGAAGCAGGAGCTGATATTTTAGTCGCAGGTAGTTATATCTTTTCCTCGCAAGATAAAAAAACAGCAATCAATTCTTTAAAGTTTGAATTTTGA